From Diceros bicornis minor isolate mBicDic1 chromosome 8, mDicBic1.mat.cur, whole genome shotgun sequence, a single genomic window includes:
- the CABS1 gene encoding calcium-binding and spermatid-specific protein 1, whose protein sequence is MVPLCPMAEDGLPNIYSHHPTESSKATTEATIFFGADNTIPRSETTITSEGDHITSVNDHTQESDFSTTTYNKLTSLKERLKSEDDAESHIMKSSPHLKKEITTLTGTTNSMPSDYITEDFISMKIGNISSPVATVSLIDFSTNTAKEDIFLDPTGPGDEDVSITSEVPGTLKESTANIADTPALPAKKGEPDANTHSSSVKPNVTADEAVQISDSSIPEAEISPATEKNFTTIPDITSLTEEKIPEIDLILPEDDPNAVPKLTDSDEEKFITVFELTTTLERDKDNPEDILLTDEESTDEVNVCIETENANEAEKYPVLLTAVESRYDFIVPASVATNLMEDSSTTTKEDLSENNRMESVTKDTEAFSGTAPDLDTPNHTEDTFTTEMGVFKLLKEEPDEFLI, encoded by the coding sequence ATGGTGCCACTTTGTCCCATGGCTGAAGATGGTTTGCCAAACATTTACTCTCATCATCCAACAGAAAGCAGTAAAGCAACAACAGAAGCAACCATTTTCTTTGGGGCTGACAACACTATTCCTAGATCAGAAACAACTATTACTTCAGAAGGAGACCACATTACTTCAGTAAACGACCATACGCAAGAAAGTGATTTTTCAACAACTACATACAACAAGCTTACATCACTAAAGGAAAGACTAAAATCAGAAGATGATGCTGAATCCCATATTATGAAATCATCACCTCACCTGAAGAAAGAAATTACCACTCTGACAGGCACTACAAACTCCATGCCTAGTGACTATATTACTGAAGATTTCATTTCAATGAAAATTGGTAATATCTCATCACCAGTTGCTACTGTTTCTTTAATAGATTTTTCCACTAATACAGCGAAGGAAGATATATTCTTGGACCCTACTGGCCCAGGGGATGAAGATGTCTCAATCACTTCTGAAGTCCCTGGCACATTAAAAGAAAGCACGGCCAACATTGCTGACACCCCTGCCCTTCCAGCTAAGAAGGGTGAACCTGATGCTAACACTCATAGTTCCTCAGTTAAACCCAATGTCACTGCTGATGAGGCTGTCCAGATCAGTGACTCCTCTATTCCTGAGGCTGAAATCTCTCCTGCTACTGAAAAAAACTTCACCACTATTCCAGACATAACTTctcttacagaagagaaaataccTGAAATCGACTTAATTCTTCCAGAGGATGACCCTAATGCTGTGCCTAAACTAACCGACTCTGATGAAGAAAAGTTCATCACTGTGTTTGAACTCACTACCACTCTTGAAAGAGACAAAGATAACCCAGAAGATATTCTGCTAACCGATGAAGAGTCTACAGATGAAGTCAACGTTtgcatagagacagagaatgCAAATGAAGCAGAGAAGTATCCTGTTTTGCTTACCGCTGTTGAATCCAGATATGACTTCATTGTCCCTGCATCAGTAGCTACGAATCTCATGGAAGATTCATCTACTACGACCAAAGAAGATTTGTCTGAAAATAATAGAATGGAATCTGTAACTAAGGACACTGAGGCCTTTTCAGGAACTGCTCCTGATTTAGATACCCCAAACCACACAGAAGACACCTTTACAACTGAAATGGGTGTCTTTAAACTATTGAAAGAAGAACCAGATGAGTTCCTGATTTAA